The proteins below come from a single Vitis vinifera cultivar Pinot Noir 40024 chromosome 9, ASM3070453v1 genomic window:
- the LOC100244694 gene encoding casein kinase 1-like protein 2 isoform X1, with protein MEPRVGNKFRLGRKIGSGSFGEIYLGTNIQTNEEVAIKLENVKTKHPQLLYESKLYKILQGGTGIPNVKWFGVEGDYNVLVMDLLGPSLEDLFNFCSRKLSLKTVLMLADQMINRVEFVHSKSFLHRDIKPDNFLMGLGRRANQVYVIDFGLAKKYRDSSTHQHIPYRENKNLTGTARYASMNTHLGIEQSRRDDLESLGYVLMYFLRGSLPWQGLKAGTKKQKYEKISEKKVSTSIEALCRGYPTEFASYFHYCRSLRFDDKPDYAYLKRIFRDLFIREGFQFDYVFDWTILKYQQSQISGPPSRALGPGAGPSHGIPPAVANMDRQSGGEDGRPSGWSSADPSRRRTTVPALNLGSLKQKSPVANDSTMAKDSLSANVRASGSSRRGAVSSSRDAVIVGGESDPSRSRADASPGALRKISSGQRGSPVHSSEHKRISSGRNTSSNIKNFESTLKGIESLHFNNEERVQY; from the exons ATGGAACCTCGAGTTGGCAACAAGTTCCGGCTTGGTCGTAAGATCGGCAGTGGATCATTCGGAGAGATCTATCTCG GCACTAATATTCAGACAAATGAGGAGGTTGCTATTAAGCTT GAAAATGTCAAGACAAAGCATCCCCAATTGTTGTATGAGTCAAAATTGTATAAGATACTACAAGGAGGAA CGGGAATTCCAAACGTGAAATGGTTTGGTGTTGAAGGAGACTACAATGTTCTTGTGATGGATTTGCTAGGACCTAGTCTTGAAGATTTATTCAACTTTTGCAGTAGGAAGCTATCTCTGAAGACAGTTCTCATGCTTGCAGATCAGATG ATCAATCGAGTTGAATTTGTtcattcaaaatcatttcttcATCGAGATATTAAGCCAGAcaactttcttatgggtttagGAAGGCGTGCTAATCAG GTCTATGTTATTGACTTTGGTCTGGCTAAGAAGTACAGAGACTCTTCAACCCATCAACACATTCCTTATAG AGAAAATAAGAATTTGACTGGAACTGCAAGATATGCAAGCATGAACACTCACCTTGGCATTG AACAAAGTCGCAGGGATGATTTAGAATCTCTTGGATATGTTCTTATGTATTTCTTAAGAGGAAG TCTTCCTTGGCAGGGATTGAAAGCTggaacaaagaaacaaaagtaTGAAAAGATCAgtgaaaaaaaagtttcaacATCAATTGAG GCCTTGTGTCGTGGTTATCCTACAGAATTTGCATCATATTTCCATTACTGCCGCTCACTTCGATTTGATGATAAACCAGATTATGCATATCTCAAAAGAATCTTCCGTGACCTTTTTATTCGTGAAG GATTTCAGTTTGATTATGTGTTTGATTGGACAATTCTGAAGTATCAGCAATCACAGATTTCTGGACCACCTAGCCGCGCTCTT GGCCCTGGGGCTGGACCAAGCCATGGGATCCCTCCTGCTGTTGCCAACATGGATAGACAATCAG GTGGTGAAGATGGAAGACCCTCTGGCTGGTCTTCGGCAGATCCCTCTCGCAGGAGGACCACTGTACCAGCTCTAAATCTTGGAAGCTTGAAACAAAAAAGTCCAGTTGCAAATGATTCAACAATGGCAAAAGATAGTCTG TCAGCTAATGTGAGGGCAAGTGGATCATCAAGGCGAGGTGCAGTTTCTAGCAGTCGTGATGCAGTTATTGTTGGAGGTGAATCTGACCCGTCTCGATCTCGTGCTGATGCAAGCCCAGGAGCACTCCGCAAAATTTCTAGTGGACAAAGAGGTTCACCTGTTCATTCATCAGAGCACAAACGTATATCTTCTGGCAGAAACACCTCCTCGAACATAAAGAACTTCGAATCCACCCTTAAGGGTATCGAGTCCCTGCACTTCAATAATGAAGAGAGAGTGCAGTATTAG
- the LOC100244694 gene encoding casein kinase 1-like protein 2 isoform X2, translated as MDWDIYGNRENVKTKHPQLLYESKLYKILQGGTGIPNVKWFGVEGDYNVLVMDLLGPSLEDLFNFCSRKLSLKTVLMLADQMINRVEFVHSKSFLHRDIKPDNFLMGLGRRANQVYVIDFGLAKKYRDSSTHQHIPYRENKNLTGTARYASMNTHLGIEQSRRDDLESLGYVLMYFLRGSLPWQGLKAGTKKQKYEKISEKKVSTSIEALCRGYPTEFASYFHYCRSLRFDDKPDYAYLKRIFRDLFIREGFQFDYVFDWTILKYQQSQISGPPSRALGPGAGPSHGIPPAVANMDRQSGGEDGRPSGWSSADPSRRRTTVPALNLGSLKQKSPVANDSTMAKDSLSANVRASGSSRRGAVSSSRDAVIVGGESDPSRSRADASPGALRKISSGQRGSPVHSSEHKRISSGRNTSSNIKNFESTLKGIESLHFNNEERVQY; from the exons ATGGACTGGGACATATATGGAAATAGA GAAAATGTCAAGACAAAGCATCCCCAATTGTTGTATGAGTCAAAATTGTATAAGATACTACAAGGAGGAA CGGGAATTCCAAACGTGAAATGGTTTGGTGTTGAAGGAGACTACAATGTTCTTGTGATGGATTTGCTAGGACCTAGTCTTGAAGATTTATTCAACTTTTGCAGTAGGAAGCTATCTCTGAAGACAGTTCTCATGCTTGCAGATCAGATG ATCAATCGAGTTGAATTTGTtcattcaaaatcatttcttcATCGAGATATTAAGCCAGAcaactttcttatgggtttagGAAGGCGTGCTAATCAG GTCTATGTTATTGACTTTGGTCTGGCTAAGAAGTACAGAGACTCTTCAACCCATCAACACATTCCTTATAG AGAAAATAAGAATTTGACTGGAACTGCAAGATATGCAAGCATGAACACTCACCTTGGCATTG AACAAAGTCGCAGGGATGATTTAGAATCTCTTGGATATGTTCTTATGTATTTCTTAAGAGGAAG TCTTCCTTGGCAGGGATTGAAAGCTggaacaaagaaacaaaagtaTGAAAAGATCAgtgaaaaaaaagtttcaacATCAATTGAG GCCTTGTGTCGTGGTTATCCTACAGAATTTGCATCATATTTCCATTACTGCCGCTCACTTCGATTTGATGATAAACCAGATTATGCATATCTCAAAAGAATCTTCCGTGACCTTTTTATTCGTGAAG GATTTCAGTTTGATTATGTGTTTGATTGGACAATTCTGAAGTATCAGCAATCACAGATTTCTGGACCACCTAGCCGCGCTCTT GGCCCTGGGGCTGGACCAAGCCATGGGATCCCTCCTGCTGTTGCCAACATGGATAGACAATCAG GTGGTGAAGATGGAAGACCCTCTGGCTGGTCTTCGGCAGATCCCTCTCGCAGGAGGACCACTGTACCAGCTCTAAATCTTGGAAGCTTGAAACAAAAAAGTCCAGTTGCAAATGATTCAACAATGGCAAAAGATAGTCTG TCAGCTAATGTGAGGGCAAGTGGATCATCAAGGCGAGGTGCAGTTTCTAGCAGTCGTGATGCAGTTATTGTTGGAGGTGAATCTGACCCGTCTCGATCTCGTGCTGATGCAAGCCCAGGAGCACTCCGCAAAATTTCTAGTGGACAAAGAGGTTCACCTGTTCATTCATCAGAGCACAAACGTATATCTTCTGGCAGAAACACCTCCTCGAACATAAAGAACTTCGAATCCACCCTTAAGGGTATCGAGTCCCTGCACTTCAATAATGAAGAGAGAGTGCAGTATTAG
- the LOC100267009 gene encoding uncharacterized protein LOC100267009, translating into MEDYRSKSCREGRMQIESYYGGRPAPSGMHDLRSYSVSYASSSQPPTQMGKEVKIKKGKSSFGPSSKSWSFNDPELQRKKRVASYKVYAVEGKMKGSFRKSFRWIKDTYTQVVYGWW; encoded by the coding sequence ATGGAGGACTACAGATCCAAGTCATGCAGAGAAGGGAGGATGCAGATTGAGAGCTACTATGGAGGGAGGCCAGCTCCCTCTGGCATGCATGATCTGAGGAGTTATAGTGTCTCTTATGCTTCTTCTTCACAGCCACCCACCCAGATGGGGAAGGAGGTGAAGATCAAGAAGGGGAAAAGCAGCTTTGGGCCCTCTTCCAAAAGCTGGAGTTTCAATGACCCTGAGCTGCAGAGGAAGAAGAGGGTTGCTAGCTATAAGGTTTATGCTGTTGAGGGAAAAATGAAGGGCTCTTTCAGAAAGAGCTTCAGGTGGATCAAGGACACTTACACCCAAGTGGTCTATGGGTGGTGGTGA